A DNA window from Pirellulales bacterium contains the following coding sequences:
- a CDS encoding DUF444 family protein: protein MVLNIDHDHRRFREIVRGKVRENLRKYITHGEMIGRKGKDLVSIPIPQLDVPRFRYGKNGSGGVGQGEGNEGDPIASGGEQGDGKGEAGSDPGTHILEVDVSLEELAAILGEELELPRIEPKGKATIQQEKTKYDSIRRTGPESLRHRKRTYFHALRRQIASGSYNPQEPLIVPIPDDKRYRAWSTIEKPEANAAIIYMMDVSGSMTDEQKEIVRTEAFWLDTWLSSQYDGIDVRYIIHDAVAREVDEETFYHTRESGGTRISSAYKVAKELIRREFNPAEWNVYCFQFSDGDNWGEDNAQSLALLADELLPAVNLFCYGQVESPYGSGEYIRAIQGRFGDDHEKLVLSEIESKEGIFDSIKLFLGKGK from the coding sequence ATGGTTTTGAACATCGACCACGATCACCGGCGATTCCGCGAAATTGTGCGGGGGAAGGTACGCGAGAACCTGCGGAAATATATTACGCACGGCGAGATGATCGGCCGTAAGGGGAAAGATCTCGTCAGCATCCCAATTCCGCAACTCGACGTGCCGCGCTTCCGCTACGGCAAGAATGGCTCCGGCGGTGTCGGCCAGGGGGAGGGTAACGAAGGGGATCCTATTGCCAGTGGCGGCGAACAGGGGGATGGCAAAGGAGAAGCGGGAAGCGATCCGGGCACGCATATCCTTGAAGTCGACGTTTCGCTCGAAGAACTGGCCGCCATTCTTGGCGAAGAATTGGAATTGCCGCGAATCGAGCCGAAAGGCAAAGCCACTATTCAGCAAGAAAAGACCAAATACGACAGCATCCGCCGCACGGGGCCAGAATCGCTGCGGCATCGCAAACGAACTTACTTCCACGCACTGCGGCGGCAAATCGCCAGCGGCTCCTACAATCCACAAGAGCCGCTGATCGTGCCGATTCCCGACGACAAGCGTTACCGCGCCTGGAGCACCATCGAAAAGCCCGAGGCGAACGCCGCGATCATCTACATGATGGATGTGTCCGGCTCAATGACCGACGAGCAAAAAGAAATCGTTCGCACCGAAGCGTTTTGGCTCGATACGTGGCTTTCGAGCCAATACGACGGGATCGACGTGCGATATATCATCCACGACGCCGTGGCTCGCGAGGTCGATGAAGAGACCTTTTATCACACCCGGGAAAGCGGCGGAACGCGAATTAGCTCGGCCTATAAAGTGGCGAAAGAGCTGATTCGCCGAGAGTTCAACCCGGCCGAGTGGAACGTCTATTGCTTTCAATTTTCCGATGGAGACAACTGGGGCGAAGACAACGCACAAAGTCTCGCGCTGCTGGCCGACGAACTGCTGCCGGCCGTGAACCTGTTTTGCTACGGCCAGGTCGAAAGTCCCTACGGCAGTGGCGAATATATCCGTGCCATCCAAGGCCGCTTTGGCGACGACCACGAAAAGCTCGTGCTGTCGGAGATCGAAAGTAAGGAAGGAATATTTGACTCCATCAAGCTATTTTTAGGAAAAGGAAAATAA
- a CDS encoding SpoVR family protein, translating into MEDHARTYGLDFYPTIFEVVDCDQLNEIAAYGGFPTRYPHWRFGMEYEQLSKGYAYGLQKIYELVINNDPCYAYLMRSNGITDQKLVMAHVYGHCDFFKNNNWFSQTNRKMMDEMANHGNRIRRYMDRFGVEEVEQLIDACLSIEDLIDIHSPFIRRDDEPPRYEFKQADDAEPLPVPGRFASKSYLDAYINPPAALAAEAELRRKEKEREEHFPNRPARDVMKFVRDYAPLKPWQTDVLSMIRDEAYYFAPQAQTKIMNEGWASYWHSTIMTRQGLEPADVINYADHHSGTMASSPTRLNPYKLGIELLRDIEDRWNRGRFGKDYDECDDMQARRNWDTAAGLGRQKIFEVRRIYNDLMFIDEFLTIDFCRQYKLFSFGYQEDTDTYNIESREFPKIKERLLYNLTNIGRPRIVVRDGNYKNRGELFLEHQHSGVDLQIGYARDTLANLYRLWTRPVHIETQLEGKTTTFSFDGSEHNTEAAK; encoded by the coding sequence ATGGAAGACCATGCGCGGACCTATGGGCTAGACTTCTATCCCACGATTTTCGAAGTCGTCGATTGCGACCAGCTCAACGAAATCGCGGCCTACGGCGGTTTTCCGACGCGATATCCTCACTGGCGGTTTGGCATGGAATACGAACAGCTTTCAAAAGGCTACGCTTACGGTCTGCAGAAAATCTACGAACTGGTTATCAACAACGATCCCTGCTACGCCTACCTGATGCGCTCCAATGGCATCACTGACCAGAAACTGGTCATGGCTCATGTCTACGGCCACTGCGATTTCTTCAAGAACAACAATTGGTTTAGCCAGACCAATCGCAAGATGATGGACGAGATGGCCAATCATGGCAATCGAATCCGGCGGTACATGGACCGCTTCGGCGTCGAGGAAGTCGAGCAGTTGATCGACGCCTGCTTGAGCATCGAAGACCTGATCGACATCCATTCGCCCTTCATCCGGCGCGACGACGAACCGCCGCGTTACGAGTTCAAACAGGCCGACGACGCAGAGCCGCTTCCTGTGCCGGGGCGCTTTGCCTCAAAGAGTTACCTCGATGCGTATATCAACCCGCCCGCGGCGCTGGCAGCCGAGGCGGAACTGCGCCGCAAAGAGAAGGAGCGAGAAGAACACTTTCCCAACCGGCCGGCGCGCGACGTCATGAAGTTTGTCCGCGATTACGCCCCGCTCAAGCCGTGGCAAACTGATGTGCTTTCCATGATACGCGACGAAGCCTATTACTTCGCCCCGCAGGCGCAGACGAAAATCATGAACGAAGGATGGGCCAGCTATTGGCACAGCACGATCATGACTCGCCAGGGCTTGGAGCCAGCCGACGTGATCAACTATGCCGATCATCACAGCGGCACGATGGCCAGCAGCCCGACGCGGCTCAATCCGTATAAGCTGGGGATCGAGCTGTTGCGCGACATCGAAGATCGTTGGAATCGCGGCCGATTCGGCAAGGACTACGACGAGTGCGACGATATGCAGGCCCGCCGCAATTGGGATACCGCCGCCGGCCTCGGTCGGCAGAAAATCTTCGAAGTGCGACGGATCTACAACGATCTGATGTTCATCGACGAATTCCTCACGATCGACTTTTGTCGGCAATACAAGCTGTTTTCGTTCGGCTACCAGGAAGACACCGACACGTACAATATCGAAAGCCGCGAATTTCCCAAAATCAAGGAGCGGCTGCTCTACAATCTGACGAATATCGGACGGCCTCGAATTGTCGTCCGCGACGGAAACTATAAAAACCGCGGCGAGTTGTTTCTCGAGCACCAGCACAGCGGCGTCGATTTACAAATCGGCTACGCCCGCGACACACTTGCGAACCTGTACCGCTTGTGGACCCGTCCTGTCCATATCGAGACGCAGCTTGAAGGCAAGACGACGACCTTCTCGTTCGACGGCAGCGAACACAACACCGAGGCGGCGAAATAG